GGCACCGACAATTTGTTTGAAGCCAAGGAGATGCTCGCGCAGTTCACGGACCATGAGCTCATTCATGCCAGCCTGCAGGAAGGCGTTGCTCTAGCTGCGGAGCAGAGCATAATCCAAGGATTGCCAACAGGCGAGTTCGCTCCGAACCAGAGTACAACACGTGCGCAAGCGGCCGTCATGATCTACAGATTGCTTAAGCTGCAATAGCATTTATCATGTTATAAAGCTACGTACGGCTCAACATACCATTCAAGCATAGAAGCACGTCCTCTGGGCGTGCTTCTTAAAGTTTCTGTGAATCACCTGTACAGCACAATCTGAAGTATTGACATATCGCAAAAAAACGATATGATAAACGTATGGAGCCTATCGAAATTTTCAAAGCGTTGTCCAATGAGTCCAGATTACAAATTCTTAATTGGTTGAAGGAGCCTGAGAAGCACTTCACGCCTCACGAAGGGGTGGATATGAGGAAAACAGGGGTATGTGTAAGTCAGGTTACCGAAAAGCTGAATATGACGCAGTCAACCGCATCACAATATTTGACCATTCTCCTGCGGGCAGGCCTCATTAAGACGGAACGGAATGGCAAGTACACGTATTACAAGCGGGATGAGGAGAAGATCCGGGAGATTGGCGCCTTCTTGCAGTATGAATTATAACGTGAAGCTGAATGCCTGAATGAGCATTCGGGTTCATTTTATATATCACATCGATATATCTAGATATGTAAATTTAATTCACCGCAACCATCATATCTACATTTCTAGATATATCAATATAAATAATAAAGGAACGGGAGTGTATTGGAACATGTCAAGCACCTGGAGAGTGTATGTATTGGCGGTAGTAAGCTTTTTAGTGGGAACATCGGAGTATGTCATCTCAGGAATTTTGGATCAGATCGCAGAGGCTATGAGCATTTCGATTGCGGCAGCCGGACAGCTCGTAACGATCTTTTCATTGGTGTACGCGATATGTACGCCCATCATGATGGCCATTACAGCAAGGCTGGATCGACAACGGCTGCTCCTTGGAGCATTAGCGCTATTTGTGATTGCCAACCTCTTAGCCTATCTAATACCTGGGTTTGAAGCGTTCATTCTGGTTCGCATTATGATGGCGATTGGAGCAGGAATGGTGGTCGTAACGGCACTAGATATTGCTGCTCGAATATCGCCCGAGGGGAAGAAGGCAGGCTCGATTGCGACTGTCGTGATGGGCTTTACGGCCTCACTGATTATCGGTATTCCGCTTGGGCGGGTAGCCGCTGCTGCATTTGGGTGGCAGTCTGTATTTGGTTTTATCGCGTTATTCGGATTACTTGCGAGTATTGTTCTATATGTTGCGATACCTCGTATTCAAGGCGATCCGCCTGTTCCACTTCGGCAGCAATTGACCATGTTGAAGGATGGCAACGTATTGCTTGGCTTGTCGATCACGTTCTTTTGGCTCGGAGGCTATTCTATTGCCTATACCTATATTTCTCCGTATTTGCTCGATGCTGCTGGCATACCAGAGGGCATACTCAGCATCGTGCTGTTGGTGTTCGGGATTGCGAGCTTGTTAGGGTCTAAGGCCGGAGGATATAGCACAGATCGATGGGGCGTGTCCCGTACGCTGCTTGGCGGCATGCTTCTGCATATTAGCGCCCTCATCGTACTATCTTTGTTGGTTGCGAGTACCGTTCATGTTGCTGCAGTTATCGCCATCTTGGTAATCTGGTCGTTCGCGGCATGGTCTTCTGGACCGACGCAGCAATACAATCTCGTTCGGATCAATCCGAACCATTCTGGCGTCATGCTGGGTCTGAATCAGTCAATGATGCAGCTTGCGATGGCTGCAGGAGCGGGAATTGGTGGAGCAGCGGTGAAGCACGTTTCCTTAAGCTCCATTACATGGTTGGGTTCTATAGGGCTAGCCATAGCGATCATCGCCACGATGCTCTTGAACGTGCGGATGAAGGCGCAGGATGAAGTCAGATCGGTGTCCAAGACGAGAGCCAACGTATCCTAAATGTATAATACCGCTAAACACAAGGGACACCGAGTGTTTAGCGGTTTTTTTGCACCTTGTAAGTCTCCATGATCGAGACAGGATAGGATTATACTGACACTTTCTTTGTCGTAAGAATGGAATAAAGGTTTACACTTACATTTAATAAGCGTATGATTTATAATTAGTGATAGGAGTGATTAACGGAGGGGATAACGATGCGTAACAAATTATTGGTTTTTCTAGTTTCTACGGCTGCATTTTTTGGTCCATTTACCCAGACATTCTACACGCCAATGCTGCCACAAATCGCGGAGCAGCTTCAAGCCTC
Above is a genomic segment from Paenibacillus sp. YYML68 containing:
- a CDS encoding MFS transporter, coding for MSSTWRVYVLAVVSFLVGTSEYVISGILDQIAEAMSISIAAAGQLVTIFSLVYAICTPIMMAITARLDRQRLLLGALALFVIANLLAYLIPGFEAFILVRIMMAIGAGMVVVTALDIAARISPEGKKAGSIATVVMGFTASLIIGIPLGRVAAAAFGWQSVFGFIALFGLLASIVLYVAIPRIQGDPPVPLRQQLTMLKDGNVLLGLSITFFWLGGYSIAYTYISPYLLDAAGIPEGILSIVLLVFGIASLLGSKAGGYSTDRWGVSRTLLGGMLLHISALIVLSLLVASTVHVAAVIAILVIWSFAAWSSGPTQQYNLVRINPNHSGVMLGLNQSMMQLAMAAGAGIGGAAVKHVSLSSITWLGSIGLAIAIIATMLLNVRMKAQDEVRSVSKTRANVS
- a CDS encoding helix-turn-helix transcriptional regulator, with product MEPIEIFKALSNESRLQILNWLKEPEKHFTPHEGVDMRKTGVCVSQVTEKLNMTQSTASQYLTILLRAGLIKTERNGKYTYYKRDEEKIREIGAFLQYEL